A window of Hordeum vulgare subsp. vulgare chromosome 5H, MorexV3_pseudomolecules_assembly, whole genome shotgun sequence genomic DNA:
CAGGTCCCTTGCCTCCGTGATCCTCCCGGCCTTCCAGTGCTCCAGGACGAGCTCCACGAGCCCCGGCGATGGCGGCGAGTCATCCGACTCGTTGCTGAACACCACGGGCCTCCGGCCGCACGCCACCTCGAGCAGGAAGGCTCCGAAGGCGAAGACGTCGGAGCTCGTGGTGGCCTTGCCGGTCTTGCTCATCTCCGGCGCGATGTACCCGAGCGTGCCCACCACGCGCGTCGTCTGCGGGTCGCCGCCGTGGTCGTAGAGCCGCGCGAGCCCGAAGTCGCTGAGCTTGCCGTTCATGTCGGCGTCGAGGAGCACGTTGCCGGACTTGATgtcccggtgcaccaccacctgCTCCCACCCCTCGTGCAGGTACAGCAGCCCGGCCGCCACGCCCCGGACGACCTTGGCGCGCTGCTCCCAGCTCAGCTCCGATGATGGATGACCGAACAGGTGTTGGTCCAGGCTGCCGTTGGGCATGTAGTCGTAGACGAGTAACAGCTCCCCGCGCCGCCGGCAGTAGTGGAGGAGCTGCACCAGGTTGCGGTGGCGCAGCCGGCTCATGCTCACGATCTCCGACACGAACTCCTGCAGCCCCTGCCGCGACCCGTGCGAGACCACCTTGACGGCGACCTCGGCGCCGGACCTCCGGAGCACGCCGTGGTACACGCGGCCGAAGCCTCCGGCGCCGATGAGGTCGCGGAAGCCATTGGTGGCGCCGTGCAGGTCTTTATAGCTGATCCTGTGAGGGCCGTACTCTACCTCccagtcttcttcctcctccgcgaaCTGCCGGCGCCGCCGCACCACGAGCGCCGCGACGGCCGCGGAGGCCAGGAGCAGGATCACGACGACCAGGACGAGCAGCGTCATCGGGAGTAGTAGCGGCGGCATCGTTCtcttggatgatgatgatgatgtggacgACGGGAGCCGCGGGAGCTTGGAGAGGTCGAGGTCCTGGGCACGGCCGCCGCCGAGGCGAAAGCTCCAGCCGAGGACGTAGTGCGAGCTCGCGGCAGCGCCGTTCGCGGCCGAGAAGCCGACGTAGCTGTCTTCGGCCACGGCCCTCGAGAGGTTGACGTTGCATGACACGAGCGGAACGGCCGGTCTGGGCGCGCCCGCCGGCGACACCGTCACCTCGAGGCGCGCTCTCTCGCCGTCGTACTCGATCCACACCTGCAGGGGCGCGTCGCCACCGCCAGTCAGGCTGATGTTGTCGAACTTAGTTCCACCGAAGCCGTCGTCGTGCCAGTACCCGGCCGGGGTTGAGTTAACAGAGTGGAGGCCGTTGACGTCGATGCCGACGTGGTTTTCGTCGGCGTCATGGAACTCAGCGTCCATGGCGGTATCCAGCTCGACAGCGACGATCAGGCTCGTGCCGTTCCCCAGGCTGTCCGACGTGTTGAACAGTCCTAGGTACTTGCCGGCAACGGCACCGGGGACGGCGACGGAGGGGGCGAGCGCGAAGGCGATGCCGTGGCCGTGCGCGTCCGGGTACCGTGGCGCGATGGCGACGACGAAGGTGGTGGAGAAGGAGACGGGCGCGCCAGTGGAGGCGTCCCGGAAGCGGAGGGGCGCCTGGTGGAAACCGTGGCCGAACGCCTCCTTAGTGTCGTTGGTGAGCCGCAGGATGCCGGAGGGGGCGAGCACGGCGGCCGCGCCGGTGGTCGCCACGCTGCCGACGGCGAAGCCGGCGTACACGAACTCTTGGGCACCGGCGACGTCtagagcgaggaagaggaggagccagACTAACGCGGCCAGGTCGATCGGCATGGCGACGACCGGCGCGAGCAGCGGGAGCGATCGAGCGTTCGCGCTCCGTCCCCGTGGGGCAGGGTGGGGAAGTAGTCGTCGGGTGAAATGGACGGCATTGGAGGAGACCTCAAGGTCAAGGTTGCCTCCGCTGAGCTGACAAGGACGGGGAGAGGGACATGGAGGCCCGCCGGAGGTGTTCGAAACGAACGAACTAACGGAGTTTTTTTTTTAAAGTGAAATGAAGTAGAGTAGAGAAATGTTGAAATCAATCCAAGAGGGTTGAGTCAAGAGGCCTTGTAACTAACAAAAGATCCATATTAATCTACTAAATGTTGAATAACTAGGCATTTTTCTGTTATGTTTAATTTAGAAAACAATAGGTAAAATATGGTCAATATGATATTTTTCGAACCGGGCTTCTCCCCtttccattactttcataacGGAAATACAACGTTTTTGAAACCAGAACTAGAAAGAGAGGGAAAGGAAAGAACCGAGCTCGTAACAATACTAAAAAACCCACTGTTTATGCCTGTCATCAGGAACACAAACTGTGGGGCAAAAACCTGGTATTATCCGTCACTATGCACAGACCAAAAGCTAAACTACCACATGACAGTACCGCTACCAAAGTTCCATACAACCACATACAAACCAGGCTCACAAAAAAGCACACAACATAATAAGAGCCCCAGATTAAAAGAGCCTTCATCAGGAGCAAAACGAACTGTCTCTAAGAATTCCTGCAATGTAACCAGCAAGAGCCACCGCCAAGAaatcatcatcttcaccaacacttaCCACTCCTCCCAGCCTTCTTCCTAATCAGCCTGTTCGGTAGATTCTGGTCTCGGAGGTCCACATAGCAGCAGCATCTGGGATGCGTTTTCTTTCAGCAATTTAGCTCCCTTCTTGACCATCTCCGCCACCACAGGTTTTTACAGACCTGCCCAATATTCAATAAACGCACAGGTTGTGAAAACAATTTCAAAGGGGGTACTGATCCACTTCTTTTCAAAGGTAGCCCGATTCCGAGCCAACCAGATAGACCAGCAAACTGCAGCTAAGCcaatagtatatatatatatatatatatatatcacacaAGCCAGGCAAAAAAGCATACAACCAAGAGTAAACTTGCCAACTtgatttcggaatatagttggtaCCAAACAGAGCACCTACAGTCCTCCAAACTACTTTGGCTACCGAGCACCCAAAGAACAAATGCTGAGCCGATTCAGGTTCATCACAAATAGAACATTTAGGATTCCCGTGCCACTTTCGTTTCTTCATATTATCCCTCGTAAGAATGGAATTTTGAAACAACTGCCACAGAAAGATTTGGATCTTCAAAGGAATCTTGTTCCCCAAATCCACTTATAGTTAGCCCCCGCAAGGTTTTTTTCTAACCATCTGTACATAGTTTTAGTAGAGTATTCTCTGGAATTATCTAATTTCCAGTATATTTCACCCTCCTTATCTTTACAGACTTTATCCAACACATATTGTCTCATTTCCTCCCATCTCTGGAGCATATCATGAGATAATCTTCTTCTAAAATAAGATAGAGGAT
This region includes:
- the LOC123453074 gene encoding L-type lectin-domain containing receptor kinase SIT2-like — protein: MPIDLAALVWLLLFLALDVAGAQEFVYAGFAVGSVATTGAAAVLAPSGILRLTNDTKEAFGHGFHQAPLRFRDASTGAPVSFSTTFVVAIAPRYPDAHGHGIAFALAPSVAVPGAVAGKYLGLFNTSDSLGNGTSLIVAVELDTAMDAEFHDADENHVGIDVNGLHSVNSTPAGYWHDDGFGGTKFDNISLTGGGDAPLQVWIEYDGERARLEVTVSPAGAPRPAVPLVSCNVNLSRAVAEDSYVGFSAANGAAASSHYVLGWSFRLGGGRAQDLDLSKLPRLPSSTSSSSSKRTMPPLLLPMTLLVLVVVILLLASAAVAALVVRRRRQFAEEEEDWEVEYGPHRISYKDLHGATNGFRDLIGAGGFGRVYHGVLRRSGAEVAVKVVSHGSRQGLQEFVSEIVSMSRLRHRNLVQLLHYCRRRGELLLVYDYMPNGSLDQHLFGHPSSELSWEQRAKVVRGVAAGLLYLHEGWEQVVVHRDIKSGNVLLDADMNGKLSDFGLARLYDHGGDPQTTRVVGTLGYIAPEMSKTGKATTSSDVFAFGAFLLEVACGRRPVVFSNESDDSPPSPGLVELVLEHWKAGRITEARDLRMGKCDQEDLELVLKLGLLCSHPDPLRRPGMRQVVQMLEGAAPAPETSPEDLGNSMTLFEHSEAFDGFVRVSFPSTSGFTTATIRTSTSNSPDEKRQLLFS